One window from the genome of Streptococcus salivarius encodes:
- a CDS encoding SbcC/MukB-like Walker B domain-containing protein, whose protein sequence is MRPVQLELTNFGPYRKEVINFTQFDHAPLFLIGGDTGAGKSTLFDAMTVALFATTSGDRNVEEMRSTFAGPEDDLTKVIFYFQQGKQLYRIERVLQQERAKRGGGTTMQKATASLVTVDKIWGKEIEKLGDKIKEVSDQIEQILGLNAEQFKQIILLPQNDFSRFLKEDSKTKTQILKKIFGTGIFDRFQKSLEERLRQSNKDMDKRQAQLDGHFASQVWSEEELAVLEQTPASEKLARLEELLSQRQESLTEQKSILKDAHEDLAKLQKSLQTAQDLAKIFQELEQAKERYRLEIEEGAQEQAEAKVHLKELQFAQGLQETISSLKQYQKQLLQLEQDLEIAQEELSEKQQAFEKVKAQKEALAAQSEDFLQKEGKLEVWKEAIIYAQSLVREQEKIKHSRTNYKQLEETYQQASKKIETLNKSLSDLEANRLSLDSLHEAEKLLQSVGYSVDNQLAQDLKEIEDLKQELAKTEKRQQGLSLDIDQVQESLKELEDQLATTLASRRQLMIAQLQAELEDGQPCMVCGSIDHPKVDGTQANEAALKDLMNQVEELQAQKEKKVATLSNRQATLSEVESKRQDLLDQVAKVKLALEKHYQELQEQVKGQFDFDFSEDYEADCGQALLRKVEQYYQDLHKRFDKEEADRVHYQEKLGQAQEKSIDLAKAYQEAKAALDQAKERLKELQEAHQELESVEVYQERISLAKQELDLYNKQVKENSEAYNQLHADIQGIKGQLESLTKSKENASQETKRLSAELDQSLMAEGALTNDLEQIQLWLLEVNKQAIPELQAQLTSYQTLKQELKAQIVKGQELIKDQEKPDLGNLTQAVEDCQESYDKQLAQVSVIEKGIKDATATYQAAKTLQDSNQEAFKAHQELSDLVKVVKGENTALTGRLNLEVYVIRQYFQQILDYANANYIGLLTDNRYSFVLSEEGRRARDHFGLDINVYDQLTGSERSVKSLSGGETFIAALAIALSLSEVVQNTSKGAVVEALFIDEGFGSLDKEALTKAIAVLEQIGENRMVGVISHVDDMKEGIAQQLAIIKSHDGSSRIKIVDKG, encoded by the coding sequence ATGAGACCAGTTCAGTTAGAATTGACCAATTTTGGACCTTATCGTAAGGAAGTCATCAATTTCACCCAGTTTGACCACGCTCCCCTCTTTTTGATTGGTGGGGACACGGGGGCTGGTAAGAGTACACTCTTTGATGCCATGACGGTTGCCTTGTTTGCCACAACCAGTGGCGATCGCAATGTTGAGGAGATGCGGTCAACCTTCGCTGGTCCAGAGGATGACTTGACCAAGGTAATTTTTTATTTCCAACAAGGCAAGCAACTTTATCGCATTGAGCGAGTGCTCCAGCAGGAGAGAGCCAAGCGAGGTGGGGGCACGACCATGCAAAAGGCGACGGCTTCTTTAGTCACTGTGGATAAGATTTGGGGTAAGGAAATTGAAAAGCTTGGGGATAAGATCAAGGAAGTGAGTGACCAGATTGAGCAGATTTTGGGGCTCAATGCTGAGCAGTTCAAGCAGATTATTCTCCTACCGCAAAATGATTTCAGCCGTTTCTTGAAAGAAGATTCCAAGACCAAGACTCAAATTTTAAAGAAAATCTTTGGAACGGGTATTTTTGACCGTTTTCAAAAGAGCTTGGAAGAGCGTCTTCGTCAGAGCAATAAGGATATGGATAAGCGCCAAGCTCAGCTAGATGGCCATTTTGCCAGTCAGGTGTGGTCTGAGGAAGAATTAGCTGTCTTGGAGCAAACACCAGCCTCTGAAAAATTGGCACGCCTTGAAGAGCTTTTGTCTCAGCGTCAAGAAAGTCTTACGGAGCAAAAAAGCATCTTGAAGGATGCCCATGAGGATTTGGCAAAATTGCAGAAGAGCTTGCAAACTGCCCAAGATTTGGCAAAGATTTTCCAAGAATTGGAGCAAGCCAAGGAGCGTTACCGTCTGGAAATTGAGGAAGGTGCTCAGGAACAGGCAGAGGCTAAAGTGCATCTGAAGGAATTGCAGTTTGCCCAAGGGTTGCAAGAAACTATTAGTAGCCTCAAACAATATCAGAAACAGTTGTTGCAATTAGAGCAGGATCTTGAAATCGCTCAGGAAGAATTGAGTGAAAAGCAGCAGGCTTTTGAGAAAGTAAAGGCTCAAAAAGAGGCACTTGCAGCCCAATCTGAGGATTTTCTTCAGAAAGAAGGGAAACTGGAAGTATGGAAAGAGGCTATTATTTATGCTCAGAGTCTTGTCCGAGAGCAGGAGAAAATCAAACATTCACGTACTAACTACAAGCAGTTGGAAGAAACCTATCAACAGGCGTCGAAAAAGATTGAGACTCTTAACAAGTCCTTGTCAGATTTGGAGGCCAATCGCCTAAGTTTAGATAGCTTGCATGAAGCCGAAAAACTCCTCCAGTCTGTGGGTTACAGTGTGGATAATCAACTGGCTCAGGACCTGAAAGAAATAGAGGACTTGAAGCAGGAGTTGGCCAAGACGGAAAAACGTCAACAAGGGTTATCTTTGGATATTGACCAAGTTCAAGAAAGTCTCAAGGAATTGGAAGACCAGTTAGCAACCACTTTAGCTTCACGTCGTCAACTCATGATTGCCCAGTTGCAGGCAGAATTAGAGGATGGACAGCCATGTATGGTTTGTGGTTCCATTGACCATCCTAAGGTCGATGGGACACAGGCGAATGAAGCGGCCTTGAAGGATCTCATGAATCAGGTGGAGGAACTTCAAGCTCAAAAAGAAAAGAAAGTCGCTACCTTGTCAAACCGTCAGGCTACCTTGAGCGAAGTTGAATCTAAACGTCAAGATTTGCTTGACCAAGTGGCTAAAGTCAAGCTAGCTCTCGAAAAACACTATCAAGAACTCCAGGAGCAAGTTAAGGGACAATTTGATTTTGATTTTTCAGAGGACTATGAAGCAGACTGTGGACAAGCCTTACTCCGAAAGGTTGAGCAGTATTATCAAGATCTACACAAACGCTTTGATAAGGAAGAGGCAGATCGTGTCCATTATCAAGAGAAGTTAGGGCAAGCTCAGGAAAAATCGATAGATTTGGCTAAAGCCTATCAAGAGGCTAAGGCGGCGCTTGACCAAGCTAAGGAACGTCTTAAGGAGTTACAAGAAGCTCATCAAGAGCTTGAATCTGTTGAGGTTTATCAAGAACGTATTTCCCTAGCAAAGCAGGAGTTGGACCTCTACAATAAGCAAGTCAAGGAAAATAGTGAAGCCTACAACCAACTTCATGCTGACATTCAAGGCATCAAGGGGCAACTTGAGAGCTTAACCAAGTCTAAAGAAAATGCTAGCCAAGAAACTAAGCGTTTATCGGCTGAACTAGACCAAAGTCTTATGGCTGAAGGGGCCCTCACCAATGACCTAGAGCAAATCCAGCTTTGGCTTCTTGAGGTGAATAAGCAAGCGATTCCTGAGCTCCAGGCTCAATTGACAAGCTACCAAACTCTTAAACAAGAGTTGAAGGCGCAGATTGTCAAGGGTCAAGAGCTTATCAAAGACCAAGAAAAGCCAGACCTTGGCAATCTAACACAAGCAGTAGAGGATTGTCAGGAGAGCTATGATAAGCAGCTGGCTCAGGTGTCTGTCATTGAGAAGGGGATTAAAGATGCGACGGCTACCTACCAAGCGGCCAAAACCCTTCAAGACAGTAATCAAGAGGCCTTTAAAGCTCACCAAGAGCTCAGCGATCTTGTTAAGGTGGTTAAGGGAGAAAATACAGCACTAACTGGACGACTCAATCTTGAAGTCTATGTTATCCGTCAGTATTTCCAACAAATCTTAGACTATGCCAATGCTAACTACATCGGTCTCTTAACGGATAACCGCTATTCCTTTGTCTTGAGTGAAGAAGGGCGTCGGGCGCGTGATCACTTTGGTTTGGACATCAACGTCTATGACCAGCTGACAGGTAGCGAGCGTTCCGTCAAATCCTTGTCTGGAGGAGAAACCTTTATCGCTGCACTGGCTATTGCCCTATCCCTCTCAGAGGTGGTGCAAAATACCAGCAAGGGTGCTGTTGTTGAAGCTCTCTTCATCGACGAAGGGTTTGGCTCACTGGATAAGGAAGCTCTGACCAAAGCCATCGCTGTTCTGGAACAAATCGGTGAAAACCGTATGGTCGGTGTCATCAGTCACGTGGACGACATGAAAGAAGGCATCGCTCAGCAACTCGCTATCATCAAGTCGCATGATGGCAGTAGCCGTATTAAGATTGTGGATAAAGGGTAA
- a CDS encoding exonuclease SbcCD subunit D, whose amino-acid sequence MKFLHTSDWHVGRTLNGWSLLEEQEWAFQQIVDLAISEKVDGVIIAGDLYDRAVPPVDAIKLFNKTLARLVLEEQIPVYAISGNHDGAERLHFGRDFFQHQGLHLSTRLEEAFEPIELEACQIFLLPFIDPIDARIYYKDDENKEIQGIGDALAYILEDMEKAFDPDKAHILVTHFAVSKKDDSDGQSLRELMLSETSNTVGGLSNVTSDLFKAFDYVALGHIHTRFASPSQRVQYSGSPVTFNVKEAKRREEKGVYILDLDATGDLSQAFHPLEVRRPIVTLQEPFETLVSPEFYKVQPCQKAWFAFDIQLSSRKELEGINVRARLEEIYGTDIVEITFSRLGDVREESLTVDQHLKDLEMQSPQEIVSDFYQTVTGGDVLSERQTALVESIFEEIGRSGQ is encoded by the coding sequence ATGAAGTTTTTACATACGTCAGATTGGCATGTGGGGCGAACCCTCAATGGCTGGTCTTTGTTGGAGGAGCAGGAGTGGGCCTTTCAACAGATTGTGGATTTGGCTATTAGCGAAAAAGTGGATGGGGTTATCATTGCGGGAGACCTCTATGACCGTGCGGTGCCGCCTGTGGATGCGATTAAGCTATTTAATAAGACCTTGGCCCGCTTGGTGTTGGAGGAGCAGATTCCTGTCTATGCTATCAGTGGCAACCACGATGGTGCTGAACGTTTGCATTTTGGACGAGACTTTTTTCAACATCAAGGTCTTCATTTAAGCACACGTTTGGAGGAGGCTTTTGAGCCTATTGAGTTGGAGGCTTGCCAGATTTTCCTGCTTCCCTTTATCGACCCTATTGATGCCCGTATTTACTATAAAGACGATGAGAATAAGGAAATTCAGGGGATTGGTGATGCCTTGGCCTATATTCTCGAGGATATGGAAAAAGCTTTTGATCCTGACAAGGCCCATATTTTGGTGACGCATTTTGCAGTTTCTAAGAAGGATGATAGCGATGGTCAAAGTCTAAGAGAATTGATGTTGTCTGAAACTAGCAATACGGTAGGTGGTCTTTCTAATGTGACCAGTGACCTTTTTAAGGCTTTCGATTATGTGGCTTTAGGACATATCCATACGCGTTTTGCCAGTCCGAGCCAGCGAGTGCAATATTCAGGCAGTCCGGTCACCTTTAATGTCAAAGAAGCCAAGCGTAGGGAAGAAAAAGGCGTTTATATTCTTGACTTAGATGCAACTGGAGACTTGTCTCAGGCCTTCCATCCTTTAGAGGTCAGACGGCCGATTGTGACCTTGCAGGAGCCTTTTGAAACCTTGGTGTCACCTGAATTTTATAAGGTACAACCTTGTCAAAAGGCTTGGTTTGCCTTTGATATTCAATTGTCCAGTCGTAAGGAACTAGAGGGCATCAATGTGCGTGCCCGTCTGGAAGAGATTTATGGGACAGACATTGTAGAAATCACTTTCAGTCGTTTGGGTGATGTCAGGGAAGAAAGCTTGACTGTAGATCAGCACTTAAAAGATTTGGAAATGCAGTCGCCTCAGGAAATTGTCTCTGATTTTTACCAGACAGTGACTGGGGGCGATGTCTTGTCTGAGAGACAAACTGCCCTTGTGGAAAGTATTTTTGAGGAGATTGGAAGGAGTGGACAATGA
- a CDS encoding mucin-binding protein → MRDMFNKRQRFSLRKYSFGVASVLLGVSIFSNAQGAQADETVAPTTAGMETTAEPDVVVEQSTPTTASVAPATTENAPSSVSTVALASEQPQSAAQNSQAASTTSQTAASSEATSQAASQASSESAVANVSSVATSAQALNSTAVAETPAAGQVSAQTSAAASVATAAETASAESTTNAVNSVLKVATSELAVTSSELNAAEASLNSENLINAMGLAVSNRSLRTTDAVAVLTNAGAGSTNPDLTNLGYKLAFLPERQQYFVNIDYINHLKVGRDSDGVMRAYDYIDDATGRYVVVVNYANLGIIDYVDEAGNKIPNSSTYRINNSTETITANGKTYNKIYDAGITELPPVPAGYRIKYASADKSRANAYVDVLKAERQYDYVNGIATIRSNRSWAYNQSRVVDLVQFANGAQGLDASIDANGGGQYLAPGYRYHIIVEKDTKDVTKATSQTVTYTGADTKTPAANTQNDFSFNGKEDPTTNTTTWTETTHTYGTVKTPVVTGYYADKAVAGGKTVTPDAPNATDTVTYKAFGKFIAVDENGNPIPGVSTTAYTNDPNDATKMIAIDKTLPSIPGYTVKVVPASPSNPGEDTRVVYVAIVNDVTKATKQTVTFQGAGDKTPAADVKSDYTFAGKDNQATGKVTWNETSHTYGTVKVPVVNGYFADKAVAGGKTVTPDVPEATDTVTYKAFGKFVIVDENGNPIAGVSDTAYINDPNDPTKMIAVDKNLPTIPGYTAKVVPATPGDLSSDTKVVYVKNDQKASVVYRDKTSGSILETVTLAGKSGEAVNYSTAERIKHYQDLGYVLVTDGYPAGASFDLDSTVDQAWTVSFKRVALDFNPDNAHEPGTPIYPNQPNGPKWPAKDAYLKDVTYTVHYASKDSNAKLPVDSVQKAQWKRSLTLDSVTGDILTAGEWKADKTKFDLVITPMVNGYFADKGRVASQDVTMDSKVETVTYTKFGKIIAVDEKGNPIPGVEAVAYTNDPNDPTKAAMTLVPEVKGYKADKTGVTPSNPGEDTKVVYKVVNAEPAKPAVNKEVGTIVVIYRDEYGNQIKMPLVITNSVGSEVNVHGDRYIYRNGVKYELIRQEGKSTDKMTKGQTVVTYIYRKVEDGSTPSNGNNGQSGNGGNSTSKAVKAASNGSKGSKGSKGSGSAADGASDGKGSDKKKSGNKDGKKADGSDKAKEGDGQLPVTGESDNNLAAMGVVVMGLMSGLAAMNRRKNQD, encoded by the coding sequence ATGAGAGATATGTTTAATAAACGCCAACGTTTTTCATTAAGAAAATATAGCTTTGGTGTAGCCTCTGTCCTTTTGGGAGTTTCAATCTTCTCAAATGCGCAGGGTGCCCAAGCTGATGAAACGGTAGCACCAACTACCGCAGGTATGGAAACAACTGCTGAGCCAGATGTCGTCGTGGAGCAATCAACGCCAACAACAGCATCAGTAGCGCCAGCAACAACAGAAAACGCACCAAGTTCAGTCTCTACTGTGGCCTTGGCTAGTGAACAACCGCAATCAGCAGCTCAAAACAGCCAAGCAGCTTCAACAACTAGTCAAACAGCAGCTAGTTCAGAAGCAACTTCTCAGGCTGCATCGCAAGCGAGCTCTGAATCTGCAGTAGCAAATGTTTCATCTGTAGCTACTAGTGCACAAGCTCTTAACTCAACAGCTGTAGCAGAAACTCCAGCTGCTGGTCAAGTATCAGCACAAACAAGTGCGGCTGCTTCAGTTGCGACTGCAGCAGAAACTGCAAGTGCAGAGTCTACAACTAACGCTGTAAATAGCGTCCTTAAAGTAGCGACTAGCGAGTTGGCTGTGACAAGCAGTGAATTGAATGCTGCTGAAGCAAGTCTTAACTCTGAAAATCTCATCAATGCTATGGGACTTGCGGTATCAAACCGTAGCCTTCGTACAACTGATGCGGTTGCTGTTTTGACAAATGCTGGAGCAGGCTCAACAAACCCTGACTTGACAAACCTCGGCTACAAACTTGCCTTTTTGCCAGAGCGTCAACAATACTTTGTTAACATTGATTATATCAACCACCTTAAAGTCGGTCGTGATAGCGATGGTGTCATGAGAGCTTATGACTACATTGACGATGCGACTGGTAGATATGTGGTCGTCGTAAACTATGCCAACCTTGGTATTATCGACTATGTGGATGAAGCTGGAAATAAGATTCCAAACTCTTCAACCTACCGTATTAACAACTCAACTGAAACAATCACAGCAAACGGTAAAACTTACAATAAAATCTATGATGCCGGTATAACAGAACTTCCACCAGTGCCAGCAGGATACCGCATCAAATATGCCTCTGCTGATAAGTCTAGAGCTAATGCTTATGTGGATGTTTTAAAAGCAGAACGTCAATATGATTATGTTAACGGTATTGCAACGATTCGCTCAAATCGTTCTTGGGCTTATAATCAAAGCCGTGTCGTTGACCTCGTTCAATTTGCCAATGGCGCTCAAGGTTTAGATGCTTCTATTGATGCTAATGGTGGTGGTCAATACCTAGCTCCAGGTTACCGTTACCACATTATCGTTGAAAAAGACACGAAAGATGTCACTAAAGCAACAAGTCAAACAGTGACTTACACTGGTGCTGATACGAAGACACCAGCTGCTAACACTCAAAATGACTTTAGCTTCAACGGTAAAGAAGATCCTACAACTAATACAACAACTTGGACTGAAACGACTCACACTTATGGAACAGTCAAAACTCCAGTTGTTACTGGTTACTATGCCGATAAAGCCGTAGCAGGTGGCAAGACAGTTACTCCAGATGCACCAAATGCGACAGACACAGTGACATACAAAGCCTTTGGTAAATTTATCGCTGTGGATGAAAATGGCAATCCAATTCCAGGTGTATCAACAACTGCCTACACTAACGATCCTAATGATGCGACTAAGATGATTGCCATCGACAAGACGCTTCCAAGTATTCCTGGTTACACTGTTAAGGTTGTCCCTGCATCACCATCAAATCCAGGTGAAGACACTCGTGTCGTTTACGTAGCAATCGTTAACGATGTGACTAAGGCGACGAAACAAACAGTTACTTTCCAAGGTGCTGGCGATAAAACTCCAGCTGCAGATGTGAAATCTGACTATACCTTTGCAGGTAAGGATAACCAAGCGACTGGTAAGGTGACTTGGAATGAAACTAGCCACACTTACGGTACAGTTAAGGTTCCTGTTGTTAATGGTTACTTTGCAGATAAAGCGGTAGCAGGTGGCAAGACAGTAACTCCAGATGTTCCAGAAGCAACTGACACTGTAACTTATAAGGCCTTTGGTAAATTTGTCATTGTCGATGAAAATGGTAACCCAATTGCAGGTGTGTCAGATACTGCCTACATCAATGATCCTAACGATCCAACTAAGATGATTGCAGTTGACAAGAACTTGCCAACTATCCCAGGTTACACTGCTAAGGTAGTACCTGCAACACCAGGTGACTTGTCTAGCGATACTAAGGTTGTTTATGTTAAGAATGATCAAAAAGCAAGTGTTGTTTACCGTGATAAAACAAGTGGTTCAATCCTTGAAACTGTTACTTTGGCTGGTAAGTCTGGTGAAGCGGTTAACTATTCAACAGCTGAACGTATCAAACACTATCAAGACCTTGGCTATGTCCTTGTAACAGATGGTTACCCAGCTGGTGCAAGCTTTGACTTGGATAGCACAGTTGACCAAGCTTGGACAGTAAGCTTCAAACGTGTAGCACTTGACTTTAATCCAGACAATGCTCACGAACCAGGAACACCAATCTATCCTAACCAACCAAACGGTCCAAAATGGCCAGCTAAGGATGCTTACCTTAAAGATGTGACATATACTGTTCACTATGCAAGCAAAGATAGCAATGCTAAATTGCCAGTAGACAGTGTTCAGAAAGCACAATGGAAACGTTCATTGACGCTTGACTCTGTAACAGGTGATATTCTTACTGCAGGTGAATGGAAGGCAGATAAGACTAAGTTTGATCTCGTGATTACACCAATGGTTAACGGTTACTTCGCCGATAAAGGCCGTGTGGCTTCTCAAGATGTCACTATGGACAGCAAGGTTGAGACTGTAACTTACACTAAATTTGGTAAGATTATTGCCGTTGACGAAAAAGGGAATCCAATCCCAGGTGTTGAAGCAGTTGCTTACACAAATGATCCTAACGATCCAACTAAGGCTGCTATGACTCTTGTTCCTGAAGTGAAAGGTTACAAGGCTGATAAGACTGGTGTGACACCAAGCAACCCTGGTGAAGATACAAAGGTTGTTTACAAGGTGGTTAATGCAGAACCTGCTAAACCGGCAGTTAACAAAGAAGTTGGTACTATCGTTGTTATCTACCGTGACGAGTATGGTAACCAAATCAAGATGCCACTTGTGATCACTAACTCTGTTGGTTCTGAAGTTAACGTTCACGGTGACCGTTATATCTACCGTAATGGTGTGAAATACGAATTGATTCGTCAAGAAGGTAAATCTACAGACAAGATGACAAAAGGTCAAACAGTCGTGACCTATATCTATCGTAAGGTCGAAGATGGCTCAACACCTTCAAATGGTAATAATGGTCAATCTGGAAATGGTGGAAATTCAACTTCTAAAGCTGTAAAAGCGGCCTCAAATGGATCTAAAGGTTCTAAAGGTTCTAAAGGTTCTGGATCAGCAGCCGATGGCGCTTCAGATGGTAAAGGTTCAGATAAGAAGAAATCTGGAAACAAAGATGGTAAGAAGGCAGATGGTTCTGATAAAGCTAAAGAAGGCGACGGACAATTGCCAGTAACAGGTGAGTCAGATAACAACCTTGCAGCAATGGGTGTTGTTGTTATGGGACTTATGTCAGGACTTGCGGCTATGAATCGTCGTAAAAACCAAGACTAA